The following coding sequences lie in one Nonomuraea muscovyensis genomic window:
- a CDS encoding helix-turn-helix transcriptional regulator, whose amino-acid sequence MKGLLVGRRAELARLVRVLESAGEGTAGVALVGGDAGIGKTRLAGELVALARARGFHLLAGQCAELGDALPYLPLADALRGAEPAVREAAAAHPLLGQLLPGVESAPSAGLTQQRLFGSLIGLLGEIQPVLFVIEDLHWADRSTRDLLVFLSRMVQTERVCVVGTYRTDDLHRRHPLRSVLAELKRLPTVTAVELGPLDPGDMSDYVATLGDVAGQDLGMIVGRAGGNPFYAEELFAAMAEGDVLPDGLASLLLSRVEVLSEPGQRVLRAAAVAGRRVEDELLREVSGLPLAEFEEAVREIVSRGLLRVDGYGYAFRHALLQEAVYTDLLPGERTRLHATFARLLTSPAELAHHHLAGHDLAGALAASAEAGRQAERLGAPAEAHRHYDQALSLWERVADAETLTGESRAALAFRSAVAAADSGDLHRAAAQLRALPQTCEVSERLAYYLYEMDDQDGAIAAAERAVATAADQASLARALATHARTLTWSPRHAEGERLAHRALETARAAGARDAEVGALLSLAVHAEVQGDTGRAHDLVTVASAEGTGDLAMDLRARFHHARIHYEQGYLDFAAEVVDEGIELAFTSGLKWSTYGTDLRFLRLLIHYVAGEWDQAEAVAASFGARVGTVPEAVVSSFALFIEVARGLPRVDDRLEWLRPFWSDGLVAYISRGLAAEQALWRGDPELALSHVRAVLDAQQPGDPGVLRIAAIGLWALGDLGVVADADDLLGTARLAVEEGPVGQRGELGPEGRAWALRVEAEWHRVHGRLDPVLWRRVVEAFDFGFVYEAARARWRLAEALLAAGDRDAAHTEWDLAREAAGKLQAAPLDHALTEFGRRARFTGTGTGTGAGDAGLTAREVEVLRQVAEGLTNREIAERLFIAQKTVSVHVSNILAKLGTSTRTQAATTARQRGLLD is encoded by the coding sequence GTGAAGGGTCTTCTCGTCGGGCGCCGTGCTGAGCTGGCACGACTCGTGCGCGTGCTGGAGTCGGCCGGCGAGGGCACCGCCGGGGTCGCGCTGGTCGGCGGCGACGCCGGCATCGGCAAGACCCGACTGGCGGGCGAGCTGGTGGCGCTGGCCCGCGCGCGCGGCTTCCACCTGCTGGCCGGCCAGTGCGCCGAGCTGGGCGACGCGCTGCCCTATCTCCCGCTGGCCGACGCGCTGCGCGGCGCGGAGCCGGCGGTCCGCGAGGCGGCGGCCGCCCATCCGCTGCTCGGCCAGCTCCTGCCGGGCGTGGAGAGCGCCCCGTCGGCGGGGCTGACCCAGCAGCGGCTGTTCGGCTCGCTGATCGGGCTGCTGGGCGAGATCCAGCCGGTGCTCTTCGTCATCGAGGACCTGCACTGGGCCGATCGGTCGACCCGTGACCTGCTCGTCTTCCTCAGCCGCATGGTGCAGACCGAGCGGGTCTGCGTGGTCGGCACCTACCGCACCGACGACCTGCACCGCCGTCATCCGCTGCGGTCCGTGCTGGCCGAGCTGAAGCGCCTGCCCACGGTGACCGCGGTGGAGCTGGGCCCGCTGGACCCTGGCGACATGTCCGACTATGTCGCGACGTTGGGTGACGTCGCCGGGCAGGACCTGGGGATGATCGTCGGCCGTGCCGGCGGCAACCCCTTCTACGCCGAGGAGCTCTTCGCCGCCATGGCCGAGGGCGACGTCCTGCCCGACGGCCTGGCCAGCCTGCTGCTGTCCCGCGTCGAGGTGCTGTCCGAGCCGGGCCAGCGGGTGCTGCGGGCCGCCGCCGTGGCCGGGCGACGGGTGGAGGACGAGCTGCTGCGCGAGGTGTCGGGGCTGCCGCTGGCCGAGTTCGAGGAGGCGGTCCGCGAGATCGTCTCGCGCGGGCTGCTGCGCGTCGACGGCTACGGCTACGCCTTCCGCCACGCCCTCCTCCAGGAGGCCGTCTACACCGATCTGCTCCCCGGCGAGCGCACCCGGTTGCACGCCACGTTCGCCCGGCTGCTCACCTCGCCCGCCGAGCTGGCCCACCATCACCTCGCCGGCCACGACCTCGCCGGCGCCCTGGCCGCCTCCGCCGAGGCGGGCCGTCAGGCCGAGCGCCTGGGCGCCCCGGCCGAGGCCCACCGCCACTACGACCAGGCGCTCAGCCTGTGGGAGCGGGTGGCCGACGCCGAGACGCTGACCGGCGAGAGCCGGGCCGCGCTCGCCTTCCGCAGCGCCGTCGCCGCCGCCGACAGCGGCGACCTCCACCGCGCCGCCGCCCAGCTCCGCGCCCTGCCCCAGACCTGCGAGGTCAGCGAACGGCTGGCCTACTACCTCTACGAGATGGACGACCAGGACGGCGCCATCGCCGCCGCCGAACGCGCCGTCGCCACGGCCGCCGACCAGGCGTCCCTGGCCCGCGCCCTGGCCACCCACGCCCGCACGCTCACCTGGAGCCCCCGCCATGCCGAAGGCGAGCGGCTCGCCCACCGCGCTCTGGAGACCGCCAGGGCCGCGGGCGCCCGCGACGCCGAGGTCGGGGCCCTGCTGAGCCTCGCCGTGCACGCCGAGGTGCAGGGCGACACGGGGCGGGCCCACGACCTCGTCACCGTCGCCTCCGCCGAGGGCACCGGCGACCTCGCCATGGACCTTCGGGCCCGTTTCCACCACGCCCGCATCCACTACGAGCAGGGCTATCTCGACTTCGCGGCCGAGGTCGTCGACGAGGGCATCGAGCTCGCGTTCACCAGCGGGCTCAAGTGGAGCACCTACGGCACCGACCTGCGGTTCCTGCGCCTGCTCATCCACTACGTGGCCGGCGAGTGGGACCAGGCCGAGGCGGTCGCCGCCTCCTTCGGCGCCCGCGTCGGCACCGTCCCCGAGGCGGTCGTGTCGTCGTTCGCGCTCTTCATCGAGGTCGCGCGCGGGCTGCCCCGCGTCGACGACCGGCTGGAGTGGCTGCGGCCGTTCTGGTCCGACGGCCTCGTGGCCTACATCTCCCGCGGGCTGGCCGCCGAGCAGGCGCTCTGGCGGGGCGACCCCGAGCTGGCTCTCTCCCACGTACGAGCCGTGCTCGACGCGCAGCAGCCCGGCGACCCGGGCGTCCTGCGCATCGCCGCCATCGGCCTGTGGGCGCTCGGCGACCTCGGCGTGGTGGCCGACGCCGACGACCTGCTCGGCACGGCCCGCCTCGCCGTGGAAGAGGGCCCCGTCGGGCAGCGCGGCGAGCTGGGCCCCGAAGGCCGGGCCTGGGCCCTGCGCGTCGAGGCCGAATGGCACCGCGTCCACGGCCGTCTCGACCCCGTCCTGTGGCGGCGGGTCGTGGAGGCGTTCGACTTCGGGTTCGTCTACGAGGCGGCCCGCGCCCGCTGGCGCCTCGCCGAGGCCCTCCTCGCCGCCGGCGACCGCGACGCCGCCCACACCGAGTGGGACCTGGCCCGCGAGGCGGCGGGCAAGCTCCAGGCCGCCCCCCTCGACCACGCGCTGACCGAGTTCGGCCGCCGCGCCCGCTTCACCGGCACCGGCACCGGCACCGGCGCCGGCGACGCCGGGTTGACGGCGCGGGAGGTGGAGGTGCTGCGGCAGGTGGCCGAGGGGCTGACCAACCGCGAGATCGCCGAGCGGCTGTTCATCGCCCAGAAGACGGTGAGCGTCCACGTCTCCAACATCCTGGCCAAACTCGGCACCTCCACCCGCACCCAGGCCGCCACCACCGCCCGCCAGCGCGGCCTCCTCGACTGA